GGCGGAAATCATGCAACACAAGGCCGTCGTTCAACTGGAACAGGATCTTCGCGGCCGCCTGATCCAGCGCGCCGATTTCGACTATGACGAGGCGCGCAAGCTCTACAACGGCATGATCGACAAGCAGCCGCTTGTCATCGCGCGCTGTGCGGATATCGCCGATGTGGTCACCGCGGTGAACTTCGGACGCGAGAACGATCTTCGGGTGGCCATCAGGGGCGGCGGGCACAACGGACCCGGTCTCGGCAGCGTCGACGACGGGCTCGTTATCGACCTGTCCGCGATGAAAGGCGTGCGCGTCGACCCTGTAGCCAGGACGGTTCGGGTCGAGGCGGGCTGCACGTCCGGCGACGTCGACCACGCAACGCATCCCTATGGGCTGGCCGTCCCCTTCGGCATCGTCTCCACCACGGGCGTCGCCGGACTGACGTTGGGCGGCGGCATCGGATACCTGTCGCGCAAGCACGGTCTCACCATCGACAATCTTATCGAGGCCGACGTGGTGCTCGCCAGCGGCGAAATCGTC
This region of Luteitalea sp. genomic DNA includes:
- a CDS encoding FAD-binding protein; the encoded protein is MQHKAVVQLEQDLRGRLIQRADFDYDEARKLYNGMIDKQPLVIARCADIADVVTAVNFGRENDLRVAIRGGGHNGPGLGSVDDGLVIDLSAMKGVRVDPVARTVRVEAGCTSGDVDHATHPYGLAVPFGIVSTTGVAGLTLGGGIGYLSRKHGLTIDNLIEADVVLASGEIV